A region of Arabidopsis thaliana chromosome 5, partial sequence DNA encodes the following proteins:
- the IRE1-1 gene encoding inositol requiring 1-1 (inositol requiring 1-1 (IRE1-1); FUNCTIONS IN: endoribonuclease activity, producing 5'-phosphomonoesters, protein serine/threonine kinase activity, protein kinase activity, kinase activity, ATP binding; INVOLVED IN: protein amino acid phosphorylation, mRNA processing; EXPRESSED IN: 24 plant structures; EXPRESSED DURING: 15 growth stages; CONTAINS InterPro DOMAIN/s: Serine/threonine-protein kinase domain (InterPro:IPR002290), Serine/threonine-protein kinase-like domain (InterPro:IPR017442), Serine/threonine-protein kinase, active site (InterPro:IPR008271), Protein kinase-like domain (InterPro:IPR011009), Protein kinase, catalytic domain (InterPro:IPR000719), KEN domain, ribonuclease activator (InterPro:IPR010513), PUG domain (InterPro:IPR006567), Tyrosine-protein kinase, catalytic domain (InterPro:IPR020635), Quinonprotein alcohol dehydrogenase-like (InterPro:IPR011047); BEST Arabidopsis thaliana protein match is: Endoribonuclease/protein kinase IRE1-like (TAIR:AT2G17520.1).): MTNLSPIKSLNPIGFDLIRKCQHLFDLVSKESGYVLVSTVDGSISLVDMSSQKLDWTFHTNEPIYSSYQAPHYHYTTDEERSSVLGDDFYMDCDKDWRLYNSSVRKGKRVNEIVDASEFIGTLPYTSTDRIVLGKKDTSVFLLDWKTGKLVKRYRMDELYSNTVVENDKEKAIVLSKEAPLLFGSGFKKSEDFPELVYIERKDFKIQCISKFGDVLWSVSYAKMEAKLQNHESVQFISGLSSSVGKNQFPLSYTTSVPMVQLRNVKYETLFPRLGFLDEALYLPFQDRKPNQLAIGDGNQLTLPGNKEAEEVLSLPLPETVISQITDIIDGSTKQAGFASKFSGLIVLIFGFCVTMLSVCGLFFYRLRQSIRIKEPYVSEVPIATPKKKKSKKNGTTKAVHKKENGFISGGNKDPSHEENEKRLLTAFPGLNNSSAEGYRVGKLFVSNKEIAKGSNGTVVLEGSYEGRLVAVKRLVQSHHDVAQKEILNLMASDKHSNIVRWYGVDQDEHFIYISLELCACSLNDLIYASSALLESPMASSSIHSIQINPIFENGKGVELWKENGHPSPVLLKLMRDIVAGLVHLHDIGIVHRDLKPQNVLIVKNSSLCAKLSDMGISKRLPADTSALTRNSTGLGSGSSGWQAPEQLRNERQTRAVDLFSLGCVLFFCMTGGKHPYGDNYERDVNVLNDQKDLFLIESLPEAVHLLTGLLNPDPNLRPRAQDVMHHPLFWNSDMRLSFLRDASDRVELENREEGSQLLAALESTAAVTLNGRWDEKLDSIFLDNIGRYRRYKFDSIRDLLRVIRNKLNHYRELPKELQELLGSVPEGFERYFSSRFPKLLIQVYTVLFDYCNNEEFFFKYSKTTVF; this comes from the exons ATGACAAATCTATCTCCAATCAAATCTCTCAATCCGATCG ggtttgatttgattcgGAAATGTCAACATCTATTTGATTTGGTCTCAAA AGAATCTGGTTATGTATTGGTTTCTACGGTAGATGGATCGATATCTTTGGTGGATATGTCTTCACAGAAGCTAGATTGGACATTCCATACCAATGAGCCTATATATTCGTCTTACCAAGCTCCTCATTATCATTACACCACTGATGAAGAACGTTCCTCGGTGCTTGGTGATGACTTTTACATGGATTGTGATAAAGATTGGCGTCTTTACAATTCCTCTGTACGAAAAGGAAAACGCGTTAATGAG aTAGTGGATGCTTCGGAGTTTATTGGTACGTTGCCATACACATCGACGGATAGGATTGTTTTAGGTAAAAAGGATACATCTGTGTTTCTCTTGGATTGGAAGACTGGGAAGTTAGTTAAGAGGTATAGAATGGACGAGCTGTATTCTAATACAGTTGttgaaaatgataaagagAAGGCTATTGTTTTGTCTAAAGAAGCTCCTTTACTATTTGGATCGGGGTTTAAGAAATCGGAAGATTTTCCTGAGCTGGTTTATATTGAgagaaaagattttaaaatacaatgtATATCAAAGTTTGGAGATGTTTTGTGGAGTGTTTCTTATGCTAAGATGGAAGCTAAACTACAGAATCATGAGAGCGTACAGTTCATCAGTGGGTTATCATCATCAGTGGGGAAAAACCAGTTCCCGCTGTCTTATACGACAAGTGTTCCTATGGTACAGTTACGTAATGTTAAGTATGAAACACTGTTTCCGAGACTTGGTTTTCTAGACGAGGCGTTGTATCTTCCGTTTCAAGATAGAAAACCTAATCAGTTGGCTATTGGAGATGGGAATCAGTTGACACTTCCGGGCAATAAAGAGGCTGAAGAAGTCCTCTCCCTTCCTCTTCCTGAGACTGTGATATCTCAGATCACAGATATTATTGATGGAAGCACGAAACAGGCAGGCTTTGCTAGCAAATTTTCTGGTTTGATTGTTCTAATTTTCGGCTTTTGTGTTACTATGCTTTCGGTTTGCGGCCTTTTCTTTTACCGATTAAGACAGAGCATTCGGATCAAGGAACCATATGTATCTGAAGTGCCAATCGCGAcaccgaagaagaaaaaatccaagaaaaatgGTACTACAAAGGCGGTTCACAAGAAAGAGAATGGATTTATATCTGGAGGGAACAAAGATCCCTCTCATGAGGAGAATGAGAAGAGATTACTTACTGCTTTCCCTGGCCTCAATAATAGTTCAGCAGAAGGATATAGGGTTGGTAAACTGTTTGTCTCCAACAAGGAGATTGCTAAAGGGAGCAATGGAACTGTTGTTCTTGAGGGATCCTATGAAGGTCGTCTTGTAGCGGTTAAGCGTCTAGTACAATCACACCATGATGTGGCTCAGAAGGAGATTTTGAATCTCATGGCCTCAGACAAACATTCAAATATTGTCCGCTGGTACGGGGTTGACCAGGACGAACATTTTATCTATATTTCATTGGAACTGTGTGCTTGTAGCTTAAACGATCTCATCTATGCATCATCTGCACTACTTGAGAGTCCAATGGCTTCAAGTAGTATACATTCGATTCAGATAAACCCAATCTTTGAGAATGGCAAGGGAGTTGAGCTATGGAAGGAAAACGGACATCCTTCTCCTGTTTTGTTGAAGTTAATGAG GGATATAGTTGCTGGTCTAGTTCATTTGCATGATATTGGAATCGTACATCGAGATCTAAAGCCTCAAAATGTGTTGATTGTTAAGAACTCATCTCTATGTGCAAAGCTATCAGATATGGGTATTAGCAAGCGCTTGCCAGCCGACACAAGTGCCTTGACTAGAAACTCAACTG GTTTAGGTTCTGGAAGTTCTGGGTGGCAAGCACCTGAACAACTCCGCAATGAACGACAAACAAGAGCGGTTGATCTCTTCAGTTTAGggtgtgttctgtttttctgtATGACTGGAGGTAAACATCCTTACGGAGACAATTATGAGAGGGACGTAAACGTTTTGAATGATCAAAAGGATCTTTTCTTGATCGAGAGTCTTCCAGAAGCTGTTCATCTTCTCACTGGTCTCCTAAACCCGGATCCAAATTTGAG ACCGAGAGCACAAGATGTTATGCATCATCCATTGTTCTGGAACTCTGACATGAGACTGTCTTTTCTTCGGGATGCAAGCGATAGAGTTGAACTGGAAAACCGAGAAGAAGGTTCACAGCTCTTGGCTGCACTTGAAAGCACAGCAGCGGTTACTTTAAATGGGCGGTGGGATGAGAAACTGGATAGCATATTCCTAGACAATATCGGGCGATACAGGCGGTACAAGTTTGACAGCATCCGCGATTTGTTACGGGTCATACGGAACAAACTGAATCACTATAGAGAGCTTCCAAAAGAATTACAGGAACTACTTGGGAGTGTACCTGAAGGGTTCGAGAGGTACTTCTCTAGCAGGTTCCCAAAACTGTTGATTCAGGTTTATACAGTTTTATTTGATTACTGTAACAATGAAGAGTTCTTTTTCAAGTACTCTAAGACCACTGTATTCTAG
- the IRE1-1 gene encoding inositol requiring 1-1 (inositol requiring 1-1 (IRE1-1); FUNCTIONS IN: endoribonuclease activity, producing 5'-phosphomonoesters, protein serine/threonine kinase activity, protein kinase activity, kinase activity, ATP binding; INVOLVED IN: protein amino acid phosphorylation, mRNA processing; EXPRESSED IN: 24 plant structures; EXPRESSED DURING: 15 growth stages; CONTAINS InterPro DOMAIN/s: Serine/threonine-protein kinase domain (InterPro:IPR002290), Serine/threonine-protein kinase-like domain (InterPro:IPR017442), Protein kinase-like domain (InterPro:IPR011009), Serine/threonine-protein kinase, active site (InterPro:IPR008271), Protein kinase, catalytic domain (InterPro:IPR000719), KEN domain, ribonuclease activator (InterPro:IPR010513), PUG domain (InterPro:IPR006567), Tyrosine-protein kinase, catalytic domain (InterPro:IPR020635), Quinonprotein alcohol dehydrogenase-like (InterPro:IPR011047); BEST Arabidopsis thaliana protein match is: Endoribonuclease/protein kinase IRE1-like (TAIR:AT2G17520.1).), giving the protein MTNLSPIKSLNPIGFDLIRKCQHLFDLVSKLTPLYKSEFLTNYNDRDIYRESGYVLVSTVDGSISLVDMSSQKLDWTFHTNEPIYSSYQAPHYHYTTDEERSSVLGDDFYMDCDKDWRLYNSSVRKGKRVNEIVDASEFIGTLPYTSTDRIVLGKKDTSVFLLDWKTGKLVKRYRMDELYSNTVVENDKEKAIVLSKEAPLLFGSGFKKSEDFPELVYIERKDFKIQCISKFGDVLWSVSYAKMEAKLQNHESVQFISGLSSSVGKNQFPLSYTTSVPMVQLRNVKYETLFPRLGFLDEALYLPFQDRKPNQLAIGDGNQLTLPGNKEAEEVLSLPLPETVISQITDIIDGSTKQAGFASKFSGLIVLIFGFCVTMLSVCGLFFYRLRQSIRIKEPYVSEVPIATPKKKKSKKNGTTKAVHKKENGFISGGNKDPSHEENEKRLLTAFPGLNNSSAEGYRVGKLFVSNKEIAKGSNGTVVLEGSYEGRLVAVKRLVQSHHDVAQKEILNLMASDKHSNIVRWYGVDQDEHFIYISLELCACSLNDLIYASSALLESPMASSSIHSIQINPIFENGKGVELWKENGHPSPVLLKLMRDIVAGLVHLHDIGIVHRDLKPQNVLIVKNSSLCAKLSDMGISKRLPADTSALTRNSTGLGSGSSGWQAPEQLRNERQTRAVDLFSLGCVLFFCMTGGKHPYGDNYERDVNVLNDQKDLFLIESLPEAVHLLTGLLNPDPNLRPRAQDVMHHPLFWNSDMRLSFLRDASDRVELENREEGSQLLAALESTAAVTLNGRWDEKLDSIFLDNIGRYRRYKFDSIRDLLRVIRNKLNHYRELPKELQELLGSVPEGFERYFSSRFPKLLIQVYTVLFDYCNNEEFFFKYSKTTVF; this is encoded by the exons ATGACAAATCTATCTCCAATCAAATCTCTCAATCCGATCG ggtttgatttgattcgGAAATGTCAACATCTATTTGATTTGGTCTCAAAGTTGACACCTTTATACAAGTCAGAGTTTTTAACAAACTATAATGATCGTGATATCTACAGAGAATCTGGTTATGTATTGGTTTCTACGGTAGATGGATCGATATCTTTGGTGGATATGTCTTCACAGAAGCTAGATTGGACATTCCATACCAATGAGCCTATATATTCGTCTTACCAAGCTCCTCATTATCATTACACCACTGATGAAGAACGTTCCTCGGTGCTTGGTGATGACTTTTACATGGATTGTGATAAAGATTGGCGTCTTTACAATTCCTCTGTACGAAAAGGAAAACGCGTTAATGAG aTAGTGGATGCTTCGGAGTTTATTGGTACGTTGCCATACACATCGACGGATAGGATTGTTTTAGGTAAAAAGGATACATCTGTGTTTCTCTTGGATTGGAAGACTGGGAAGTTAGTTAAGAGGTATAGAATGGACGAGCTGTATTCTAATACAGTTGttgaaaatgataaagagAAGGCTATTGTTTTGTCTAAAGAAGCTCCTTTACTATTTGGATCGGGGTTTAAGAAATCGGAAGATTTTCCTGAGCTGGTTTATATTGAgagaaaagattttaaaatacaatgtATATCAAAGTTTGGAGATGTTTTGTGGAGTGTTTCTTATGCTAAGATGGAAGCTAAACTACAGAATCATGAGAGCGTACAGTTCATCAGTGGGTTATCATCATCAGTGGGGAAAAACCAGTTCCCGCTGTCTTATACGACAAGTGTTCCTATGGTACAGTTACGTAATGTTAAGTATGAAACACTGTTTCCGAGACTTGGTTTTCTAGACGAGGCGTTGTATCTTCCGTTTCAAGATAGAAAACCTAATCAGTTGGCTATTGGAGATGGGAATCAGTTGACACTTCCGGGCAATAAAGAGGCTGAAGAAGTCCTCTCCCTTCCTCTTCCTGAGACTGTGATATCTCAGATCACAGATATTATTGATGGAAGCACGAAACAGGCAGGCTTTGCTAGCAAATTTTCTGGTTTGATTGTTCTAATTTTCGGCTTTTGTGTTACTATGCTTTCGGTTTGCGGCCTTTTCTTTTACCGATTAAGACAGAGCATTCGGATCAAGGAACCATATGTATCTGAAGTGCCAATCGCGAcaccgaagaagaaaaaatccaagaaaaatgGTACTACAAAGGCGGTTCACAAGAAAGAGAATGGATTTATATCTGGAGGGAACAAAGATCCCTCTCATGAGGAGAATGAGAAGAGATTACTTACTGCTTTCCCTGGCCTCAATAATAGTTCAGCAGAAGGATATAGGGTTGGTAAACTGTTTGTCTCCAACAAGGAGATTGCTAAAGGGAGCAATGGAACTGTTGTTCTTGAGGGATCCTATGAAGGTCGTCTTGTAGCGGTTAAGCGTCTAGTACAATCACACCATGATGTGGCTCAGAAGGAGATTTTGAATCTCATGGCCTCAGACAAACATTCAAATATTGTCCGCTGGTACGGGGTTGACCAGGACGAACATTTTATCTATATTTCATTGGAACTGTGTGCTTGTAGCTTAAACGATCTCATCTATGCATCATCTGCACTACTTGAGAGTCCAATGGCTTCAAGTAGTATACATTCGATTCAGATAAACCCAATCTTTGAGAATGGCAAGGGAGTTGAGCTATGGAAGGAAAACGGACATCCTTCTCCTGTTTTGTTGAAGTTAATGAG GGATATAGTTGCTGGTCTAGTTCATTTGCATGATATTGGAATCGTACATCGAGATCTAAAGCCTCAAAATGTGTTGATTGTTAAGAACTCATCTCTATGTGCAAAGCTATCAGATATGGGTATTAGCAAGCGCTTGCCAGCCGACACAAGTGCCTTGACTAGAAACTCAACTG GTTTAGGTTCTGGAAGTTCTGGGTGGCAAGCACCTGAACAACTCCGCAATGAACGACAAACAAGAGCGGTTGATCTCTTCAGTTTAGggtgtgttctgtttttctgtATGACTGGAGGTAAACATCCTTACGGAGACAATTATGAGAGGGACGTAAACGTTTTGAATGATCAAAAGGATCTTTTCTTGATCGAGAGTCTTCCAGAAGCTGTTCATCTTCTCACTGGTCTCCTAAACCCGGATCCAAATTTGAG ACCGAGAGCACAAGATGTTATGCATCATCCATTGTTCTGGAACTCTGACATGAGACTGTCTTTTCTTCGGGATGCAAGCGATAGAGTTGAACTGGAAAACCGAGAAGAAGGTTCACAGCTCTTGGCTGCACTTGAAAGCACAGCAGCGGTTACTTTAAATGGGCGGTGGGATGAGAAACTGGATAGCATATTCCTAGACAATATCGGGCGATACAGGCGGTACAAGTTTGACAGCATCCGCGATTTGTTACGGGTCATACGGAACAAACTGAATCACTATAGAGAGCTTCCAAAAGAATTACAGGAACTACTTGGGAGTGTACCTGAAGGGTTCGAGAGGTACTTCTCTAGCAGGTTCCCAAAACTGTTGATTCAGGTTTATACAGTTTTATTTGATTACTGTAACAATGAAGAGTTCTTTTTCAAGTACTCTAAGACCACTGTATTCTAG
- the IRE1-1 gene encoding inositol requiring 1-1 (inositol requiring 1-1 (IRE1-1); FUNCTIONS IN: endoribonuclease activity, producing 5'-phosphomonoesters, protein serine/threonine kinase activity, protein kinase activity, kinase activity, ATP binding; INVOLVED IN: protein amino acid phosphorylation, mRNA processing; LOCATED IN: endomembrane system; EXPRESSED IN: 24 plant structures; EXPRESSED DURING: 15 growth stages; CONTAINS InterPro DOMAIN/s: Pyrrolo-quinoline quinone beta-propeller repeat (InterPro:IPR018391), Serine/threonine-protein kinase-like domain (InterPro:IPR017442), Protein kinase-like domain (InterPro:IPR011009), Serine/threonine-protein kinase, active site (InterPro:IPR008271), Protein kinase, catalytic domain (InterPro:IPR000719), KEN domain, ribonuclease activator (InterPro:IPR010513), PUG domain (InterPro:IPR006567), Quinonprotein alcohol dehydrogenase-like (InterPro:IPR011047); BEST Arabidopsis thaliana protein match is: Endoribonuclease/protein kinase IRE1-like (TAIR:AT2G17520.1); Has 30201 Blast hits to 17322 proteins in 780 species: Archae - 12; Bacteria - 1396; Metazoa - 17338; Fungi - 3422; Plants - 5037; Viruses - 0; Other Eukaryotes - 2996 (source: NCBI BLink).) yields MRGSALLDLILFLLVSPLAHSFKGSEISKFYDKSISNQISQSDRESGYVLVSTVDGSISLVDMSSQKLDWTFHTNEPIYSSYQAPHYHYTTDEERSSVLGDDFYMDCDKDWRLYNSSVRKGKRVNEIVDASEFIGTLPYTSTDRIVLGKKDTSVFLLDWKTGKLVKRYRMDELYSNTVVENDKEKAIVLSKEAPLLFGSGFKKSEDFPELVYIERKDFKIQCISKFGDVLWSVSYAKMEAKLQNHESVQFISGLSSSVGKNQFPLSYTTSVPMVQLRNVKYETLFPRLGFLDEALYLPFQDRKPNQLAIGDGNQLTLPGNKEAEEVLSLPLPETVISQITDIIDGSTKQAGFASKFSGLIVLIFGFCVTMLSVCGLFFYRLRQSIRIKEPYVSEVPIATPKKKKSKKNGTTKAVHKKENGFISGGNKDPSHEENEKRLLTAFPGLNNSSAEGYRVGKLFVSNKEIAKGSNGTVVLEGSYEGRLVAVKRLVQSHHDVAQKEILNLMASDKHSNIVRWYGVDQDEHFIYISLELCACSLNDLIYASSALLESPMASSSIHSIQINPIFENGKGVELWKENGHPSPVLLKLMRDIVAGLVHLHDIGIVHRDLKPQNVLIVKNSSLCAKLSDMGISKRLPADTSALTRNSTGLGSGSSGWQAPEQLRNERQTRAVDLFSLGCVLFFCMTGGKHPYGDNYERDVNVLNDQKDLFLIESLPEAVHLLTGLLNPDPNLRPRAQDVMHHPLFWNSDMRLSFLRDASDRVELENREEGSQLLAALESTAAVTLNGRWDEKLDSIFLDNIGRYRRYKFDSIRDLLRVIRNKLNHYRELPKELQELLGSVPEGFERYFSSRFPKLLIQVYTVLFDYCNNEEFFFKYSKTTVF; encoded by the exons ATGAGAGGATCTGCACTACTTGATTTGATATTGTTCCTTCTCGTATCTCCATTAGCACACAGCTTCAAAGGATCTGAAATCTCCAAGTTCTATGACAAATCTATCTCCAATCAAATCTCTCAATCCGATCG AGAATCTGGTTATGTATTGGTTTCTACGGTAGATGGATCGATATCTTTGGTGGATATGTCTTCACAGAAGCTAGATTGGACATTCCATACCAATGAGCCTATATATTCGTCTTACCAAGCTCCTCATTATCATTACACCACTGATGAAGAACGTTCCTCGGTGCTTGGTGATGACTTTTACATGGATTGTGATAAAGATTGGCGTCTTTACAATTCCTCTGTACGAAAAGGAAAACGCGTTAATGAG aTAGTGGATGCTTCGGAGTTTATTGGTACGTTGCCATACACATCGACGGATAGGATTGTTTTAGGTAAAAAGGATACATCTGTGTTTCTCTTGGATTGGAAGACTGGGAAGTTAGTTAAGAGGTATAGAATGGACGAGCTGTATTCTAATACAGTTGttgaaaatgataaagagAAGGCTATTGTTTTGTCTAAAGAAGCTCCTTTACTATTTGGATCGGGGTTTAAGAAATCGGAAGATTTTCCTGAGCTGGTTTATATTGAgagaaaagattttaaaatacaatgtATATCAAAGTTTGGAGATGTTTTGTGGAGTGTTTCTTATGCTAAGATGGAAGCTAAACTACAGAATCATGAGAGCGTACAGTTCATCAGTGGGTTATCATCATCAGTGGGGAAAAACCAGTTCCCGCTGTCTTATACGACAAGTGTTCCTATGGTACAGTTACGTAATGTTAAGTATGAAACACTGTTTCCGAGACTTGGTTTTCTAGACGAGGCGTTGTATCTTCCGTTTCAAGATAGAAAACCTAATCAGTTGGCTATTGGAGATGGGAATCAGTTGACACTTCCGGGCAATAAAGAGGCTGAAGAAGTCCTCTCCCTTCCTCTTCCTGAGACTGTGATATCTCAGATCACAGATATTATTGATGGAAGCACGAAACAGGCAGGCTTTGCTAGCAAATTTTCTGGTTTGATTGTTCTAATTTTCGGCTTTTGTGTTACTATGCTTTCGGTTTGCGGCCTTTTCTTTTACCGATTAAGACAGAGCATTCGGATCAAGGAACCATATGTATCTGAAGTGCCAATCGCGAcaccgaagaagaaaaaatccaagaaaaatgGTACTACAAAGGCGGTTCACAAGAAAGAGAATGGATTTATATCTGGAGGGAACAAAGATCCCTCTCATGAGGAGAATGAGAAGAGATTACTTACTGCTTTCCCTGGCCTCAATAATAGTTCAGCAGAAGGATATAGGGTTGGTAAACTGTTTGTCTCCAACAAGGAGATTGCTAAAGGGAGCAATGGAACTGTTGTTCTTGAGGGATCCTATGAAGGTCGTCTTGTAGCGGTTAAGCGTCTAGTACAATCACACCATGATGTGGCTCAGAAGGAGATTTTGAATCTCATGGCCTCAGACAAACATTCAAATATTGTCCGCTGGTACGGGGTTGACCAGGACGAACATTTTATCTATATTTCATTGGAACTGTGTGCTTGTAGCTTAAACGATCTCATCTATGCATCATCTGCACTACTTGAGAGTCCAATGGCTTCAAGTAGTATACATTCGATTCAGATAAACCCAATCTTTGAGAATGGCAAGGGAGTTGAGCTATGGAAGGAAAACGGACATCCTTCTCCTGTTTTGTTGAAGTTAATGAG GGATATAGTTGCTGGTCTAGTTCATTTGCATGATATTGGAATCGTACATCGAGATCTAAAGCCTCAAAATGTGTTGATTGTTAAGAACTCATCTCTATGTGCAAAGCTATCAGATATGGGTATTAGCAAGCGCTTGCCAGCCGACACAAGTGCCTTGACTAGAAACTCAACTG GTTTAGGTTCTGGAAGTTCTGGGTGGCAAGCACCTGAACAACTCCGCAATGAACGACAAACAAGAGCGGTTGATCTCTTCAGTTTAGggtgtgttctgtttttctgtATGACTGGAGGTAAACATCCTTACGGAGACAATTATGAGAGGGACGTAAACGTTTTGAATGATCAAAAGGATCTTTTCTTGATCGAGAGTCTTCCAGAAGCTGTTCATCTTCTCACTGGTCTCCTAAACCCGGATCCAAATTTGAG ACCGAGAGCACAAGATGTTATGCATCATCCATTGTTCTGGAACTCTGACATGAGACTGTCTTTTCTTCGGGATGCAAGCGATAGAGTTGAACTGGAAAACCGAGAAGAAGGTTCACAGCTCTTGGCTGCACTTGAAAGCACAGCAGCGGTTACTTTAAATGGGCGGTGGGATGAGAAACTGGATAGCATATTCCTAGACAATATCGGGCGATACAGGCGGTACAAGTTTGACAGCATCCGCGATTTGTTACGGGTCATACGGAACAAACTGAATCACTATAGAGAGCTTCCAAAAGAATTACAGGAACTACTTGGGAGTGTACCTGAAGGGTTCGAGAGGTACTTCTCTAGCAGGTTCCCAAAACTGTTGATTCAGGTTTATACAGTTTTATTTGATTACTGTAACAATGAAGAGTTCTTTTTCAAGTACTCTAAGACCACTGTATTCTAG